One region of Candidatus Polarisedimenticolaceae bacterium genomic DNA includes:
- a CDS encoding acetyl-CoA C-acetyltransferase, with protein sequence MRDDVVIAAPVRTPIGRFGGALASLSAVDLGVAAAKAALERAGIAGERVGQAIFGHARQAGCGPNPARQVAVRAGIPVEKPAFTINQACLSGMQAILAAVRAIRTEEAKVVLAGGFESMSRVPYVLDARFGYRMGHKEAVDLMARDGFLDPLSGKIMGETAETLARQYGITREEQDAYAALSQQRCEAARKAGAFDAEIVPVKDVLADEHPRDGVTASSLAGLKPVFEKDGTVTAGNSSGITDGAAAMIVLTAEAAERLHVEPLARIAGWRVDGVAPEIMGIGPVPAVRNLLEAKGLAQGAIDLVELNEAFAAQVLAVDRDLGFDRDTLNVNGGAIALGHPIGCSGARIVVTLLHEMAKRKARRGLATLCVSGGMGGALLLERP encoded by the coding sequence GTGAGAGACGATGTGGTGATCGCGGCGCCCGTACGGACGCCGATCGGACGTTTCGGCGGTGCCCTCGCGTCGCTCTCGGCCGTCGATCTCGGTGTCGCTGCCGCGAAAGCGGCGCTCGAGCGCGCGGGCATCGCCGGTGAGCGCGTCGGACAAGCGATCTTCGGACACGCGCGTCAGGCGGGGTGCGGCCCGAACCCTGCGCGCCAGGTCGCGGTGCGCGCCGGCATTCCCGTCGAGAAGCCGGCGTTCACGATCAATCAAGCCTGCCTGTCGGGGATGCAGGCGATCCTCGCCGCGGTGCGCGCGATCCGCACCGAAGAGGCAAAGGTCGTCCTCGCCGGCGGCTTCGAGTCGATGAGCCGCGTTCCTTACGTTCTCGACGCCCGCTTCGGGTACCGCATGGGCCACAAGGAGGCGGTCGACCTCATGGCGCGCGACGGATTCCTCGACCCGCTCTCCGGAAAGATCATGGGCGAGACCGCCGAGACGCTCGCCCGGCAGTACGGGATCACGCGTGAGGAGCAAGATGCGTACGCGGCGCTCTCGCAGCAGCGGTGCGAGGCCGCGCGCAAGGCGGGCGCCTTCGATGCGGAGATCGTTCCCGTGAAGGATGTCCTCGCGGACGAGCACCCGCGGGACGGCGTCACCGCGTCGTCGCTCGCCGGGCTGAAGCCGGTCTTCGAGAAAGACGGCACCGTGACCGCAGGCAACTCGAGCGGGATCACCGACGGCGCTGCCGCCATGATCGTCCTCACCGCCGAAGCCGCCGAGCGCCTCCACGTCGAGCCGCTCGCGCGCATCGCCGGCTGGCGCGTCGACGGCGTCGCGCCCGAGATCATGGGGATCGGACCGGTACCGGCGGTCCGGAATCTCCTCGAAGCGAAGGGCCTCGCGCAGGGCGCGATCGATCTCGTCGAGCTGAACGAGGCGTTCGCAGCTCAGGTGCTCGCCGTCGATCGCGATCTCGGCTTCGATCGCGACACGCTCAACGTGAACGGTGGCGCGATCGCGCTCGGTCATCCGATCGGGTGCTCCGGGGCGCGGATCGTCGTGACGCTGCTCCACGAGATGGCGAAGCGGAAGGCGCGACGCGGGCTCGCGACGCTTTGCGTGTCGGGTGGGATGGGCGGCGCGCTGCTCCTGGAGCGCCCATGA
- a CDS encoding enoyl-CoA hydratase-related protein: MSGVRTASADGLFRITLDRPPVNVLSTAMMDAIAAALDEAAADRSVRVVRLDAAGKTFCAGVDVADHLGDKLPGMMDALLRLFAAFDAVPQPVLAVVQGAALGGGLELLLGCDLVLASEAATFGQPEIKLGVFAPPATVLLPRLIGERAAARLLLTGETLDARAAERLGLVHEVVPAVALGDAATLRLGSLLALSGAALRHAKRAIRESRGLAVSDAHARLHALYLGPLMSTEDAHEGLRSFMEKRPPAWKHR, encoded by the coding sequence ATGAGCGGCGTGCGCACCGCGTCGGCCGACGGCCTCTTTCGCATCACCCTCGACCGGCCACCGGTGAACGTTCTCTCGACGGCGATGATGGACGCGATCGCCGCCGCGCTCGACGAGGCGGCGGCCGACCGCTCGGTCCGCGTCGTCCGCCTCGACGCGGCCGGGAAGACGTTCTGCGCCGGAGTCGACGTCGCCGACCACCTCGGCGACAAGCTGCCCGGGATGATGGACGCGCTCCTCCGGCTCTTCGCGGCGTTCGACGCCGTGCCGCAGCCGGTCCTGGCGGTCGTTCAAGGGGCGGCGCTCGGCGGCGGGCTCGAGCTGCTGCTCGGCTGCGACCTCGTCCTCGCCTCGGAGGCGGCGACGTTCGGGCAGCCCGAGATCAAGCTCGGCGTCTTCGCGCCGCCGGCGACCGTCCTCCTCCCCCGTCTGATCGGCGAGCGGGCGGCCGCGCGTCTGCTGTTGACGGGCGAGACCTTGGATGCGCGCGCGGCGGAGCGCCTCGGCCTCGTCCACGAGGTCGTCCCGGCGGTGGCGCTCGGGGACGCGGCGACCCTCCGCCTCGGCTCGCTGCTCGCGCTCTCGGGCGCGGCGCTGCGGCATGCGAAGCGCGCCATCCGCGAGTCGCGCGGTCTCGCCGTCTCGGACGCGCACGCGCGTCTCCACGCGCTGTACCTCGGTCCTTTGATGAGCACGGAGGACGCGCACGAAGGCCTGCGCTCCTTCATGGAGAAACGGCCGCCGGCGTGGAAGCACCGGTAG
- a CDS encoding acyl-CoA dehydrogenase family protein, with the protein MGLGASFKGLDYVNIEALLDDEERMIRDTVREWVTAEVLPVIEHHFREGTFPSHLIPAIGAMGLLGANLHGYGCAGLGPVAYGLIMQELERGDSGLRSFVSVQGGLVMYPIHAFGSEAQKQHWLPRLAAGTAIGCFGLTEPDHGSDPARMATKAVKRGDRWVLNGAKAWITNGSVADVAVVWARTQDGIRGFLVEKGTPGFSTKDHTGKFSLRASVTSELIFQDVEIPGDAILPEASGLKAPLMCLTQARYGIAWGAVGLALAVFDEALQYSKQRIMFERPIAGFQLTQRKLTWMATEITKSQLLNFHLGRMKQSGTVTPQQVSMAKMNGCRVARECTHLAREILGANGVADEYQTGRHFCNIESVFTYEGTDDIHTLIVGQELTGIPAFE; encoded by the coding sequence ATGGGTCTGGGCGCATCTTTCAAGGGTCTCGACTACGTCAACATCGAAGCGCTGCTCGACGACGAAGAGCGCATGATCCGCGACACCGTCCGCGAATGGGTCACGGCCGAGGTGCTCCCGGTCATCGAGCACCACTTCCGCGAGGGAACGTTCCCGAGCCATCTCATCCCCGCGATCGGGGCGATGGGACTCCTCGGCGCGAATCTCCACGGCTACGGGTGCGCCGGCCTCGGCCCGGTCGCCTATGGCCTGATCATGCAAGAGCTCGAGCGCGGCGATTCGGGCCTCCGCTCGTTCGTGTCGGTCCAGGGCGGCCTCGTCATGTACCCGATTCACGCGTTCGGCTCCGAGGCGCAGAAGCAGCACTGGCTCCCGCGTCTCGCGGCGGGCACCGCGATCGGCTGCTTCGGCCTCACCGAGCCCGACCACGGATCCGACCCGGCGCGCATGGCGACGAAGGCGGTGAAGCGCGGTGACCGCTGGGTCCTGAACGGCGCGAAGGCGTGGATCACCAACGGCTCGGTCGCCGACGTCGCAGTCGTCTGGGCGAGGACGCAGGACGGGATCCGCGGCTTCCTCGTGGAGAAGGGAACGCCGGGCTTCTCGACCAAGGATCACACCGGCAAGTTCTCGCTGCGCGCGTCGGTCACCTCCGAGCTGATCTTCCAGGACGTCGAGATCCCCGGCGACGCAATCCTTCCGGAGGCCTCGGGCCTGAAGGCGCCGCTCATGTGCCTGACGCAGGCGCGCTACGGGATCGCTTGGGGCGCCGTCGGCCTGGCGCTCGCGGTGTTCGACGAGGCGCTCCAGTACAGCAAGCAGCGGATCATGTTCGAGCGGCCGATCGCGGGGTTCCAGCTCACGCAGCGCAAGCTCACGTGGATGGCGACCGAGATCACGAAGAGCCAGCTCCTCAACTTCCACCTCGGGCGCATGAAGCAATCGGGGACCGTGACGCCCCAGCAGGTCTCGATGGCGAAGATGAACGGCTGCCGCGTTGCTCGCGAGTGCACGCACCTGGCGCGTGAGATCCTCGGCGCGAACGGCGTGGCCGACGAATACCAGACCGGCCGGCACTTCTGCAACATCGAGTCGGTCTTCACCTACGAGGGGACCGATGACATCCACACGCTCATCGTGGGCCAGGAGCTGACGGGCATCCCGGCGTTCGAATAG
- a CDS encoding DUF4388 domain-containing protein → MPVQGNLATMSLAEILQWLGNARKTGTLAIERNKVEKRILVQEGRVVACASQEPADMLGHYLVSRGRISEIDLRTALAAQEKTKTHLGRILVAQGALAEDELLRCLEDKAQEAIFGLFEWSDAEFRFTDGEASGDDYGVNMRVEDILLRGAQRWDELQRIRAVFNDPGIVLRRTSRVPPPEVLRNRMARRIVESVNGDRTVAEILLHAHGSEYIVTKFLHELFRAGVFEISEVRKVEERPTAETEGNVFARERAIAAATAAVAAPPVPSVKVDADDLEVARRLLTRGEYDAALDILDRAYKIQSGDDALRRLLAEAEAAFIEKAYRHFLPPNKIVVLARDVGTLTAEHLSPAEFFLLSRIDGSWDVKSIIQITPLREVDVLRTLKKMREKGIIDLKDPPPAAF, encoded by the coding sequence ATGCCGGTTCAGGGGAATTTGGCCACGATGTCGCTGGCCGAAATCCTTCAATGGCTGGGGAATGCCCGCAAGACCGGCACCCTCGCCATCGAGCGCAACAAGGTCGAGAAGCGGATCCTCGTTCAGGAGGGCCGCGTCGTCGCGTGCGCGTCTCAGGAGCCGGCGGACATGCTGGGCCACTACCTCGTCTCGCGGGGCCGGATCTCGGAGATCGACCTGAGGACCGCGCTCGCCGCGCAAGAGAAGACGAAGACCCACCTCGGACGCATCCTCGTCGCCCAGGGCGCCCTCGCCGAGGACGAGCTCCTACGCTGCCTCGAGGACAAGGCACAGGAGGCGATCTTCGGACTCTTCGAGTGGAGCGACGCCGAGTTCCGCTTCACCGACGGCGAGGCGAGCGGCGACGACTACGGCGTCAACATGCGCGTCGAGGACATCCTGCTCCGCGGCGCGCAGCGCTGGGACGAGCTTCAGCGCATCCGCGCCGTCTTCAACGACCCTGGAATCGTTCTCCGCCGCACGTCGCGCGTGCCGCCGCCGGAGGTGCTCCGCAACCGCATGGCGCGACGGATCGTCGAATCGGTCAACGGCGACCGCACGGTCGCCGAGATCCTGCTCCACGCCCACGGGTCCGAGTACATCGTCACGAAGTTCCTCCACGAGCTGTTCCGCGCGGGGGTGTTCGAGATCTCGGAAGTGCGGAAGGTCGAGGAGCGTCCCACAGCGGAGACCGAGGGAAACGTGTTCGCGCGCGAGCGCGCCATCGCCGCGGCGACCGCCGCCGTGGCGGCACCCCCGGTCCCGTCGGTCAAGGTCGACGCGGACGATCTCGAAGTCGCGCGGCGCCTGTTGACCCGCGGGGAATACGACGCCGCGCTCGACATCCTCGATCGCGCCTACAAGATCCAGTCGGGCGACGACGCGTTGCGGCGTCTCCTCGCCGAAGCGGAAGCCGCGTTCATCGAGAAGGCGTACCGGCATTTCCTCCCTCCGAACAAGATCGTGGTGCTCGCTCGCGATGTCGGGACGCTCACGGCGGAGCACCTGTCGCCGGCCGAGTTCTTCCTCCTCAGCCGCATCGACGGGAGCTGGGACGTGAAATCGATCATCCAGATCACGCCGCTGCGCGAGGTCGACGTCCTCCGGACGCTCAAAAAGATGCGGGAAAAGGGGATAATCGACCTCAAAGACCCCCCTCCGGCCGCGTTCTGA
- a CDS encoding NYN domain-containing protein, with the protein MPRTDREVVARLGAAGMARVLSDVLDQARLIRLANAVGLSYPGMRTQSQKRGRLVADLADKAGREEAAALAVVRTLRKETGALGKEWAGLSLDDRAGRLSDPQLGTMNGRLGPYLFVAASAAPELLVEESLGQLLSRMTGDENGAADDAAAPPGESPAKEAQRLRKKCAELQRKVRYLEGQITKTKDVEKSNKRDLLLRKGELAEARMLAERLRRDLDEVRGKHPEPPAGAPAPQAVGFEELDRSMKRLSTEQRRLTHRIESLADTKAAAPAPSLEAVEALGAALAEIQKDLGALRRERRKDLQDQAKRLDELAAGLAAARSALEASPKAARAHARKKGEPDRVGVFIDVQNMYYAARQLKGKLDFDALLQACVLDRRLIQATAYVVESKEIDQSGFIAMLQQRAIEVRRKTLKVRSDGSMKGDWDMEMALDILDMAPKLDVVVLVSGDGDFTSLVKRVKGIGPRVEVVAFPRNTAKSLLEAADRFHALDRRAMIRVEVPPEDVPTAEPVPAPKNAP; encoded by the coding sequence GTGCCTCGAACGGATCGCGAAGTCGTCGCACGTCTCGGCGCAGCCGGCATGGCGCGGGTGCTGAGCGACGTCCTCGACCAAGCGCGCTTGATCCGTCTTGCGAACGCCGTCGGCCTCTCCTACCCCGGCATGCGCACCCAGTCCCAGAAGCGGGGCCGCCTCGTCGCCGATCTCGCCGACAAGGCCGGCCGCGAAGAGGCCGCTGCGCTCGCCGTCGTCCGGACCCTCCGCAAGGAGACCGGCGCGCTCGGCAAGGAGTGGGCCGGTCTGTCGTTGGACGACCGGGCCGGCCGATTGAGCGATCCGCAGCTCGGAACGATGAACGGCCGCCTCGGGCCCTACCTCTTCGTCGCGGCGTCCGCCGCACCGGAGCTGCTGGTCGAGGAATCGCTGGGCCAGCTCCTCTCGCGCATGACCGGCGACGAGAACGGCGCGGCCGATGACGCAGCCGCGCCGCCCGGCGAGTCCCCCGCCAAGGAGGCTCAGCGGCTCAGGAAGAAGTGCGCCGAGCTGCAGCGCAAGGTTCGCTACCTCGAAGGCCAGATCACCAAGACGAAGGACGTCGAGAAGTCGAACAAGCGCGACCTCCTCCTCCGCAAGGGAGAGCTGGCCGAGGCGCGAATGCTCGCCGAGCGCCTGCGCCGCGATCTCGACGAGGTGCGCGGCAAGCACCCCGAACCGCCCGCCGGAGCGCCGGCCCCGCAGGCCGTCGGCTTCGAGGAGCTCGATCGCTCGATGAAGCGCCTGAGCACCGAGCAGCGGCGTCTGACGCACCGCATCGAATCCTTGGCCGACACGAAGGCGGCGGCGCCGGCGCCTTCGCTCGAGGCGGTCGAGGCGCTGGGAGCGGCCCTCGCCGAGATTCAGAAGGATCTCGGTGCGCTCAGGCGTGAGCGGCGGAAGGACCTGCAGGATCAGGCCAAGCGCCTGGACGAGCTCGCCGCTGGGCTCGCCGCCGCCCGCTCCGCGCTCGAGGCTTCGCCGAAGGCGGCGCGTGCCCACGCCCGGAAGAAGGGCGAGCCGGATCGCGTCGGCGTCTTCATCGACGTGCAGAACATGTACTACGCGGCGCGGCAGCTCAAGGGGAAGCTCGACTTCGACGCGCTGCTCCAGGCCTGCGTCCTCGATCGCCGTCTCATCCAGGCGACGGCGTACGTCGTCGAGTCGAAGGAGATCGACCAGTCCGGCTTCATCGCCATGCTCCAGCAGCGCGCGATCGAGGTGAGACGCAAGACGCTCAAGGTCCGCTCGGACGGATCGATGAAGGGCGATTGGGACATGGAGATGGCGCTCGACATCCTCGACATGGCGCCCAAGCTCGACGTCGTCGTGCTCGTGTCGGGTGACGGCGATTTCACCTCGCTCGTCAAGCGCGTCAAAGGGATCGGGCCACGGGTCGAGGTCGTCGCGTTCCCGCGGAACACGGCGAAGTCGCTCCTCGAGGCGGCGGACCGGTTCCACGCGCTCGACCGCCGCGCGATGATCCGTGTCGAGGTCCCGCCCGAGGACGTCCCCACCGCCGAGCCCGTTCCTGCCCCGAAGAACGCGCCCTAA
- a CDS encoding metallophosphoesterase produces the protein MPPADRGDLVFVGDVHLDRADPDLAAFVDYLRGLAPRAGRIVLMGDLFNLWIGGGGLEQAHHAVVTACLRELRAGGTEVHYLEGNRDYRVGRAHRGSAFDAVDATGLREDWAGLKIWAAHGDLVNARDLQYRSWRRISRSAPVWWLFSSIPRPRRFALAESLERRMRGTNLEMKRDFPESIVRDYAARRVAEGDDLVVLGHFHIERALTIDGAKPGRVFVLPEWKGSRRHLRVDASGRAAFEDS, from the coding sequence TTGCCCCCCGCTGATCGAGGCGACCTCGTCTTCGTCGGCGACGTGCACCTCGACCGGGCCGACCCCGACCTCGCCGCGTTCGTCGACTATCTGCGCGGCTTGGCGCCGCGCGCCGGGCGGATCGTCCTCATGGGCGACCTCTTCAACCTCTGGATCGGGGGCGGCGGCCTCGAGCAAGCGCACCATGCGGTCGTGACCGCGTGCCTTCGCGAGCTGCGGGCGGGAGGGACCGAGGTCCACTATCTGGAAGGAAACCGCGACTACCGCGTCGGCCGCGCGCATCGCGGCTCCGCGTTCGACGCCGTCGACGCGACGGGACTTCGCGAGGACTGGGCGGGACTGAAGATCTGGGCGGCCCATGGGGACCTCGTCAACGCACGGGACCTGCAGTACCGCTCGTGGCGGCGCATCTCGCGATCGGCACCGGTATGGTGGCTGTTCTCTTCGATTCCGAGGCCGCGGCGGTTTGCGCTCGCGGAGTCGCTCGAGCGCCGCATGCGCGGGACGAACCTCGAGATGAAGCGCGACTTCCCGGAATCGATCGTGCGCGACTACGCCGCGCGTCGCGTCGCGGAGGGGGACGACCTCGTCGTGCTCGGGCACTTCCACATCGAGCGTGCGCTCACGATCGACGGTGCGAAGCCCGGCCGTGTCTTCGTGCTGCCGGAATGGAAGGGGAGCCGGCGCCATCTCCGCGTCGACGCGTCGGGCCGCGCGGCGTTCGAAGACTCTTAG
- the tgt gene encoding tRNA guanosine(34) transglycosylase Tgt, giving the protein MSAFGFVVTARDGRAREGRMTTPHGVVATPAFMPVGTQGAVKAVTVDELTRCGASIVLGNTYHLDLRPGHEIVRELGGLHRFMAWDGPILTDSGGFQAFSMEGLRAIDDTGIRFRSHLDGSLRELTPESSMAIQAALGSDVAMVLDECPALPAEKDAVLRAVERTTRWAVRSRDAYRGPGVPFGIVQGGPHDDLRETSARALVDLDFPGYAIGGVSVGEPPDAIARVAGLSAAMLPEDKPRYLMGVGRPQDLVLAVASGVDLFDCVMPTRNARNGTLFTSEGRINIKREEYRRDPRPLDPACPCEACTRYSRAYLRHLFVSNEILASRLNTIHNLTHYLGLMAAMRAAIAAGTLDSFRESFLAPR; this is encoded by the coding sequence GTGAGCGCGTTCGGCTTCGTCGTGACCGCGCGCGACGGGAGAGCGCGCGAGGGCCGGATGACGACGCCCCACGGCGTCGTCGCCACGCCCGCGTTCATGCCGGTGGGGACCCAGGGGGCCGTCAAGGCGGTCACGGTCGACGAGCTGACGCGCTGTGGCGCCTCGATCGTCCTGGGCAACACCTACCACCTCGATCTCAGGCCGGGCCACGAGATCGTGCGCGAGCTCGGAGGACTCCATCGCTTCATGGCGTGGGACGGTCCGATCCTCACCGACTCCGGCGGGTTCCAGGCGTTCTCGATGGAAGGGCTTCGTGCGATCGACGACACGGGGATTCGCTTCCGTTCGCATCTCGACGGCTCGCTGCGCGAGCTCACGCCCGAGAGCAGCATGGCGATCCAGGCGGCGCTCGGCTCCGACGTCGCGATGGTGCTCGACGAGTGCCCGGCGCTCCCCGCCGAGAAGGACGCCGTCCTGCGTGCGGTCGAGAGGACGACGCGCTGGGCGGTCCGGAGCCGCGACGCCTACCGCGGCCCCGGCGTTCCGTTCGGCATCGTCCAGGGCGGCCCGCACGACGACCTGCGCGAGACGAGCGCGCGCGCCCTCGTCGATCTCGATTTCCCCGGGTACGCGATCGGCGGGGTCTCGGTCGGCGAGCCGCCCGACGCGATCGCACGCGTCGCGGGACTGAGCGCCGCGATGCTGCCGGAAGACAAGCCGCGGTATCTGATGGGCGTCGGCCGGCCGCAGGACCTCGTCCTCGCGGTCGCCTCCGGCGTCGACCTCTTCGACTGCGTCATGCCGACGCGGAACGCGAGGAACGGAACCCTCTTCACCTCCGAAGGCCGCATCAACATCAAGCGCGAGGAGTACCGCCGCGACCCGCGGCCGCTCGACCCGGCGTGTCCTTGCGAGGCGTGCACGCGCTACTCCCGCGCCTATCTCCGGCATCTCTTCGTCTCGAACGAGATCCTCGCGTCGCGCCTCAACACGATCCACAACCTCACGCACTACCTCGGGCTCATGGCGGCGATGCGGGCGGCGATCGCCGCCGGTACGCTCGACTCATTCCGGGAGAGCTTCCTTGCCCCCCGCTGA
- the queA gene encoding tRNA preQ1(34) S-adenosylmethionine ribosyltransferase-isomerase QueA — protein MNLDAFDFDLPPDRIAQEPASPRDASRLLVLDRASGALGHRTFRDLPEELRAGDLLVFNDTKVIPARLHGTRPGGGKIEMLLVEPLGAQLWRALLRGSGRVAPGATLRFPGGLVATPRERDGEAWRVELSTDAESLEALLDREGEVPLPPYIRREGSGAAAEQDRIRYQTIYARVPGAVAAPTAGLHFTDAVLAALEARGVERAFLTLHVGPGTFAPVRTERIEDHRLHEEAYDLPDSVAEAIVRARAAGGRIVAVGTTAARTLESRATDDGRVTPGRGRTGLFIYPGFRFRVVDALVTNFHLPRSTLLMLVSALAGTDRVLAAYREAVRSGYRFYSYGDAMLVRPA, from the coding sequence GTGAACCTCGACGCGTTCGACTTCGACCTTCCGCCCGACCGGATCGCCCAGGAGCCGGCGTCGCCGCGGGATGCGTCGCGCCTTCTCGTTCTCGACCGGGCGTCGGGCGCTCTCGGGCATCGAACGTTTCGCGACCTGCCCGAGGAGCTGCGCGCGGGAGATCTCCTCGTCTTCAACGACACCAAGGTGATCCCGGCGCGCCTGCACGGCACGAGGCCGGGCGGCGGGAAGATCGAGATGCTGCTCGTCGAGCCGCTGGGCGCGCAGCTCTGGCGCGCGCTCCTTCGCGGGTCCGGCCGCGTGGCCCCGGGCGCGACGCTCCGTTTCCCCGGCGGTCTCGTGGCGACGCCGCGCGAGCGCGACGGGGAGGCCTGGCGGGTCGAGCTCTCGACCGATGCGGAGAGCCTGGAGGCGCTCCTCGATCGGGAAGGCGAGGTCCCGTTGCCGCCCTACATCCGGCGGGAAGGCAGCGGAGCCGCAGCGGAGCAGGATCGCATCCGCTATCAGACGATCTACGCGCGCGTTCCGGGCGCGGTCGCGGCGCCGACCGCGGGCCTGCACTTCACCGACGCGGTCCTCGCGGCGCTCGAGGCCCGCGGGGTCGAGCGTGCGTTCCTCACGCTCCACGTCGGGCCGGGCACCTTCGCGCCGGTCCGCACCGAGCGGATCGAGGATCATCGTCTCCACGAAGAGGCGTACGACCTCCCCGACAGCGTCGCTGAGGCGATCGTGCGGGCGAGGGCGGCGGGAGGACGGATCGTCGCGGTGGGAACGACGGCGGCGCGTACCCTCGAGAGCCGCGCGACGGACGACGGGCGGGTCACACCCGGTCGCGGCCGCACGGGGCTCTTCATCTATCCTGGCTTCCGTTTCCGGGTGGTGGACGCGCTCGTGACGAACTTTCATCTTCCGCGCTCGACCCTGCTCATGCTCGTTTCCGCCTTGGCCGGGACCGACCGCGTGCTCGCGGCGTATCGCGAAGCGGTCCGCTCCGGGTACCGGTTCTACTCGTACGGCGACGCGATGCTCGTGAGGCCGGCGTGA
- a CDS encoding deoxyribonuclease IV produces the protein MSAPRLGAHMSVAGGMARAVEHALAVEATALQVFVKTPNQWAARPFGPTEAADYRRAAGGAGLAEHTLAHASYLINLGTPDATLWEKSIASFEDELARCDALGIPWLVVHPGSHVGSGTSAGCARVALALRRILGGRTGGAGVLLENTAGQGNTLGARPEELAEILRGAGDDDRLGVCFDTCHALASGFDLRAKDGYERTMDAFGTTVGLGRIRGIHLNDSQGDLGSRRDRHEHIGQGKIGLEGFRLILNDPRFASVPMVLETPKDDDLAEDRMNLGVLRSLVGR, from the coding sequence ATGAGCGCCCCGCGGCTCGGCGCGCACATGTCGGTCGCCGGCGGGATGGCCCGCGCCGTCGAGCACGCGCTGGCCGTCGAGGCGACGGCGCTCCAGGTGTTCGTGAAGACGCCCAATCAATGGGCCGCCCGGCCGTTCGGACCGACCGAGGCGGCCGATTACCGGCGCGCCGCCGGCGGAGCCGGTCTCGCCGAGCACACGCTCGCGCACGCGTCCTATCTCATCAATCTCGGCACGCCCGACGCGACGCTCTGGGAGAAGTCGATCGCGTCGTTCGAGGACGAGCTGGCCCGGTGCGACGCCCTCGGCATCCCGTGGCTCGTCGTCCACCCCGGGTCCCACGTCGGCTCGGGCACGTCCGCGGGCTGCGCGCGCGTCGCGCTGGCTCTGCGCCGGATCTTGGGCGGCCGGACGGGAGGCGCCGGCGTTCTGCTCGAGAACACCGCAGGGCAGGGGAACACGCTCGGCGCGCGGCCCGAGGAGCTGGCCGAGATCCTGCGCGGTGCGGGGGACGACGACCGGCTCGGCGTCTGTTTCGACACCTGCCACGCGCTCGCCTCCGGCTTCGACCTCCGCGCCAAAGACGGCTACGAGCGCACGATGGACGCGTTCGGAACCACGGTCGGACTCGGCCGGATCCGCGGCATCCACTTGAACGACTCTCAGGGCGATCTCGGGAGCCGCCGCGACCGTCACGAGCACATCGGGCAGGGCAAGATCGGCCTCGAGGGATTCCGTCTCATCCTCAACGATCCGCGTTTCGCGAGCGTCCCGATGGTGCTCGAGACGCCGAAGGACGACGACCTCGCGGAGGATCGGATGAACCTGGGCGTTCTGAGGTCGCTCGTCGGCCGGTGA
- a CDS encoding TIGR02757 family protein yields the protein MARAAIAPSELKSALDELSRLYDGRYLDSDPVGIVRRYDDPRDREIVGLLAAGLAYGRVASIRGSLDRLLAILGPRPSKFVLELDPRRDARRFDGFVHRFTRGRDVALFLHLVRGLAAERGLEATFLAGLDAGHETIGPALNAFGEALFAGDARPFVASGRVGRRDGARWLLPLPSAGSACKRSCLFLRWMVRPDDGVDCGVWTRVPRRHLVLPLDVHLQRVVGALGWTRRKTPGWAMALEATGHLRRIDPDDPIRYDFALSRLGILGLLRRPGGRLTVRDVREAFAVAGIP from the coding sequence ATGGCGCGCGCCGCGATCGCTCCGTCCGAGCTGAAGAGCGCACTCGACGAGCTCTCGCGGCTCTACGACGGCCGGTACCTCGACTCCGACCCGGTCGGGATCGTGAGACGGTACGACGATCCGCGCGACCGCGAGATCGTCGGCCTCCTCGCCGCAGGGCTGGCCTACGGCCGCGTCGCCTCGATCCGGGGAAGCCTCGACCGCCTGCTCGCGATCCTCGGGCCGCGGCCGTCGAAGTTCGTTCTCGAGCTCGATCCCCGGCGCGACGCGCGGCGGTTCGACGGCTTCGTCCACCGCTTCACGCGAGGCCGCGACGTCGCGCTCTTCCTTCACCTCGTCCGCGGGCTCGCCGCCGAACGAGGCCTCGAGGCGACGTTTCTCGCCGGGCTCGATGCCGGGCACGAGACGATCGGTCCGGCGCTGAACGCCTTCGGTGAAGCGCTCTTCGCCGGCGACGCGCGCCCGTTCGTCGCTTCGGGCCGCGTCGGCCGGCGCGACGGCGCGAGGTGGCTGCTGCCCCTCCCTTCCGCGGGCTCCGCATGCAAGCGATCGTGCCTCTTCCTGCGCTGGATGGTGCGGCCCGACGACGGCGTCGATTGCGGCGTGTGGACGCGCGTCCCGCGGCGCCATCTCGTCTTGCCGCTCGACGTTCATCTGCAGCGCGTCGTCGGCGCCCTCGGGTGGACACGCCGCAAAACGCCGGGATGGGCGATGGCGCTCGAAGCCACGGGGCATCTCCGGAGGATCGATCCCGACGATCCGATCCGTTACGACTTCGCGCTCTCGCGCCTCGGCATCCTCGGTCTCCTGCGCCGTCCAGGCGGCCGGCTCACCGTGCGTGACGTGCGCGAGGCGTTCGCCGTCGCGGGCATTCCATGA